One Leuconostoc mesenteroides subsp. mesenteroides DNA segment encodes these proteins:
- a CDS encoding 5-formyltetrahydrofolate cyclo-ligase gives MLSKKEIRKMTLDKLKLYDYHSKITEEERLQAILFSKAYWNNSNSVAVTISMEHELSTDVIIQEALRSHKKVVVPRVSSGKLLWFDYIESLMSKSKFGILEPTQDENQAQNLKGIDLMVVPGVAFSEDNYRIGYGAGFFDATLAEYNGITVSLVLPPQSIHKFSKDTWDRPVRYLIK, from the coding sequence GTGCTTAGTAAAAAAGAAATAAGAAAAATGACCTTGGATAAACTAAAATTATATGATTACCATAGCAAGATTACTGAAGAAGAGCGATTACAGGCAATTCTGTTTTCTAAGGCATATTGGAATAACTCTAATTCAGTGGCTGTAACTATAAGTATGGAACACGAATTGAGTACTGATGTCATTATTCAGGAGGCATTGAGAAGCCATAAGAAAGTAGTAGTACCTAGGGTGAGTAGTGGAAAATTATTATGGTTTGACTATATAGAAAGTTTAATGAGTAAATCAAAATTCGGAATTCTAGAACCAACACAAGATGAAAATCAAGCACAAAATTTGAAGGGAATAGATCTAATGGTGGTTCCCGGTGTAGCCTTTAGCGAAGATAATTATCGGATAGGTTACGGTGCAGGTTTCTTTGACGCAACGTTGGCAGAGTATAATGGTATAACGGTTTCGCTAGTGTTGCCTCCTCAATCAATCCATAAATTTTCAAAGGATACGTGGGATAGACCGGTGAGGTATCTTATAAAATAG